A segment of the Coffea arabica cultivar ET-39 chromosome 8c, Coffea Arabica ET-39 HiFi, whole genome shotgun sequence genome:
AAGGTCTCTCAAATATGCTAAGGGAAGCAGCAAGGCAGGGATTACTAAGTGGACTAAAGATTAGCAAACAAGGGCCAGCTATCACACATCTTCTCTTTGCTGATGACACCCTGGTATTTTGTAAAGCTGCGGGAGAAGAAACAAGGAAGCTAAGATATATTCTGGATCAGTATGAAAGAGGGTCTGGCCAGGTAATCAATCTGGAGAAATCCTCTATATGCTTCAGCAAAAACACTAAGGAAAACGACAAGGTGGAAACCTATGAACCACTAGCAAGTGTAAGGGCAGTGAATCAAGGGAAATACTTGGGACTTCAAATGGTGGTTACAAGGACAAAAAGTCGGGTCTTTGGATTTATAAAGGACAGCATCAAGACTAGACTAAACAGTTGGAAGAACAAGTTTTTGAGTGCAGCAGGCATGGAGGTGATGCTGAAAGCTGTTACAATGGCTATGCCAACTTATGCTATGTCATGCTTCAGGTTACTAGTTAGTTTGTTCAAAGAAATCACAAGGTTGATGGCTAAGTACTGTTGCGGTGAATTAGAAGGGAGAAGCAAGGTACATTGGTGCTCTTGGGACAAAATGATAAAGACAAAACTGGATGGAGGCTTCAGGTTCAGGAACTTGCAATGCTTCAACAAAGCATTATTGGGAAAGCAGATCTGGAGGATGATACGATTCCCAAACCTTTTGGTCAGTAAAACACTGAAGGCTAAATATTATCCCAAGGAATACATACTGAACTGTGAGATCCCCAAAAATTCCTCATGGTTCTGGCAAAGCATAATGTCAGCAAGACAAGTATTTAAGGGGGGGCATATTGAAGAGAGTTGGCTTAGGGAAAAGCATAAAAATATGGAAGGATGAATGGATACCAAACAATCCAAATGGAAAGCCAACAACAAGGGTGCCAGACAGTGGGGAGGAGCAAAAAGTGGAAGAGTTGATCTCAAACTTTAGGTGGAATAGAAGTGTAATTTTCAGAAGATTCAATAGAGAGGATGCTGAGAACATTTTGAAGATACCTATTAGCCTTTCAAGGACTGGAGACAAGCATTTTTGGATACACAGTAAGCACGGGGAGTACTCAGTTAAGCCTTGCTATCAAATTCTGTTGAAGGAAgagaggaagaaggaagaaggagCAAAAGGGGAATCAGGTTCTAGTTATGATGACTCCAACAAGCAAATTTGGAAAACTCTTTGGGGGCTGAATATCAAGCATAAGATTAAGCTATTCATATGGAGGTGTATCACTAATACATTAACAGCAAGGGAAACAATATTCAGGAGAACGAAACAAGGATCACCATTCTGTTCAAGATGTGGAGATAAGATAGAAACAGTGGAACACATTATGTTACACTGTCCACAGGCTCAGAAGGTATGGAAGCTTGCATCAGTACAATGGGATGGGATCCAGAACCAAACAGGTTGCTTTAAGCAGTGGTGGGCAGCTTGAACTCAAGCTAGGAGTAGGAACGAAGGAAAACAGCATATAGCTTTGACTGCTAACATACTTTGGCAACTATGGAAAGATAGGAATGAgctggaatttgaaggaaaaGAGAGGGATGGAATAAGAGTAGTGCAAAAGGGCAGTACTGAGTGGATGGAGTTTGAGGAAGCTGGTACAGGGAAGGAAGCTAGAAGTACATCTGAAACAGATGCAGCAAATGCAAGTCAAGGGGAGGAAGGAATGGAGGGAAGAGACCTGATGGAACTTCAGATTGCAACACAGAAATCAGTAGAGGACACAAGATGGGAATTGGCATCATGGCCAAGCAGAATGGACGAAGAATCAAAGCTGAATGGGCGTTAGTGGACAGAAGCTCGCTAATGCACATCCAAGATGAAGCTGTAGCAGTGAGACTGGCACTAATGAAAGCAAGACAGCTTGGCTGGCAAAGGATCAAAGTCATAAACGTCAATACACATCTGATTGCCTTGCTGGAAAGTGGGAAAGGAGACAACCCGAACATAGTCACATTGGTGGAAGACATACTTGCTCTAGCTAATCTGTTTCAAATGTGCTTTTTTGAAGTAGGAAAGTCTAGTAATATGACTCTATGTAAACGCATTAGCCATTATGCTCTAAGTATATTTATGGATGAGGAGAGAATTTTCGTTTCTCCTTAGTGTCATGGTGCACTTTGTATAGGTGGTTGAACCATTGCTCAAATATTGTAAAGTTTGGTTTGTTATAAAATTCATCTCTAAcgtttccggaaaaaaaaaa
Coding sequences within it:
- the LOC113705905 gene encoding uncharacterized protein, whose amino-acid sequence is MVEKSSENEGRKGRVGALKNQLVGTYKEEEQYWSQKARLSWLQEGDKNTIYFHAVVKGRRKRNKIGNLQREDGSWTTTDERLQMRVEWGYLRAMTEKMGFSKLWVEWTMECITSLSYSFNINGENKEHVIPSRDIRQGDPLSPYLFLLCSEGLSNMLREAARQGLLSGLKISKQGPAITHLLFADDTLVFCKAAGEETRKLRYILDQYERGSGQVINLEKSSICFSKNTKENDKVETYEPLASVRAVNQGKYLGLQMVVTRTKSRVFGFIKDSIKTRLNSWKNKFLSAAGMEVMLKAVTMAMPTYAMSCFRLLVSLFKEITRLMAKYCCGELEGRSKVHWCSWDKMIKTKLDGGFRFRNLQCFNKALLGKQIWRMIRFPNLLQDKYLRGGILKRVGLGKSIKIWKDEWIPNNPNGKPTTRVPDSGEEQKVEELISNFRWNRSVIFRRFNREDAENILKIPISLSRTGDKHFWIHSKHGEYSVKPCYQILLKEERKKEEGAKGESGSSYDDSNKQIWKTLWGLNIKHKIKLFIWRCITNTLTARETIFRRTKQGSPFCSRCGDKIETVEHIMLHCPQAQKVWKLASVQWDGIQNQTDRNELEFEGKERDGIRVVQKGSTEWMEFEEAGTGKEARSTSETDAANASQGEEGMEGRDLMELQIATQKSVEDTRWELASWPSRMDEESKLNGR